The following proteins are encoded in a genomic region of Tenacibaculum sp. 190524A05c:
- a CDS encoding MFS transporter: MSHSAKVPLGQKIAFGIGMFANQMFPAILGIFMVVLVEDLKFTGLMWGMIYLFPRLFDAITDPLMGFISDNTKSKWGRRRQYVLMGGLLMGFAYVFMWQLFKENTVEYNFMYFFFWSVIFYFGLTLFSVPYVAMGYEMSDDFHERTNIMAIAQWIGQWAWVIAPLFWIIMYDPEWFPSADVAARELAIWVAIPCAICAIVPALFIKSESTLDKDYEPLSISNIGGSLQSILRSFVEAFKIKEFRKLCLSTFFIYNAFMAVSSLTFFVIVYKLFNGDAGDAGIWVSLFGCLGALGTTFIVIPIVAWLSKKMGKKKAFMLSQTISIFGYIMLYFLFVPGKPWMYIIALPFFSFGIGSLFTIMMSMTADVIDIDELNTGKRREGIFGAIYWWMVKVGFAIAGALSGVIIWIVGFESEVPTTAQQGPVDGLHAFFCFFPILGTLAAMYVMRDYSISEERANEIRAELDRRKKPLGSSYYQADKLASLWQSDLDIDSSTNIDFSNKSKEDVKVLFNEVLNKQLHGICFSPYLEGQNIGDQLSEQQIQQRMDIVAPYTEWIRSFSCTEGNELIPKVAKSRRLKTMVGAWISDDRVQNEEEIKNLIALANDGLVDIAVVGNEVLLRNDLTEEELINYINRVKEALPNIPVGYVDAYYQFVERPKLVEVNDLILANCYPFWEGSHIDESSDYLKKMYAVTQAVAEGKPVIISETGWPNKGDNTDSANPSEMNAMKYFISAMNWSQRRNIPIFYFSSFDESWKVHQEGDVGARWGIWDKNEKLKY, translated from the coding sequence ATGTCACATTCAGCAAAAGTCCCTTTAGGCCAAAAAATAGCTTTTGGTATTGGTATGTTCGCAAATCAAATGTTTCCTGCCATACTTGGAATTTTTATGGTCGTCTTGGTTGAAGATCTAAAATTTACTGGATTGATGTGGGGAATGATTTATTTATTTCCAAGACTATTTGATGCCATTACTGATCCATTAATGGGTTTTATCTCTGATAATACAAAATCAAAATGGGGAAGAAGAAGACAGTATGTTTTAATGGGAGGTCTCTTAATGGGATTCGCCTATGTTTTCATGTGGCAATTGTTCAAGGAAAATACAGTGGAATATAATTTTATGTATTTCTTCTTTTGGTCTGTAATATTTTACTTTGGATTAACACTTTTTAGTGTTCCATATGTAGCAATGGGTTATGAAATGAGCGACGATTTTCATGAAAGAACTAATATTATGGCCATTGCTCAATGGATAGGACAATGGGCTTGGGTAATTGCTCCCTTATTTTGGATTATCATGTATGATCCTGAATGGTTTCCTTCTGCTGATGTTGCAGCAAGAGAACTCGCTATTTGGGTGGCAATTCCGTGTGCAATTTGTGCCATAGTTCCTGCGCTTTTTATAAAAAGTGAATCTACATTAGATAAAGACTATGAGCCATTAAGCATATCAAATATAGGAGGAAGTTTACAATCTATTTTAAGGAGTTTTGTTGAGGCTTTTAAGATTAAAGAATTTAGAAAGTTGTGTTTATCTACATTCTTTATTTACAACGCTTTCATGGCAGTTTCTTCACTAACATTTTTCGTTATTGTATACAAGTTGTTTAATGGAGATGCTGGAGATGCTGGTATTTGGGTTTCTTTATTCGGATGTTTAGGAGCTTTAGGAACTACGTTTATTGTGATTCCAATTGTAGCATGGCTTTCGAAGAAAATGGGTAAGAAAAAAGCCTTCATGTTAAGCCAAACGATTTCCATTTTCGGATACATCATGTTATACTTTTTATTTGTGCCAGGAAAACCTTGGATGTATATCATTGCATTACCATTTTTCTCTTTCGGAATAGGAAGTTTATTTACCATTATGATGTCTATGACAGCTGATGTGATTGATATTGATGAACTAAATACAGGGAAACGCAGAGAGGGTATATTCGGAGCGATATACTGGTGGATGGTTAAAGTAGGTTTTGCTATTGCTGGTGCTCTTAGTGGAGTCATCATCTGGATTGTAGGTTTTGAATCTGAAGTACCAACAACAGCGCAACAAGGACCGGTTGATGGATTACATGCATTTTTCTGTTTCTTCCCAATTTTAGGAACGCTTGCTGCAATGTATGTAATGAGAGATTATAGTATCTCTGAAGAACGAGCAAATGAAATTAGAGCTGAACTAGACAGACGTAAGAAACCTCTTGGATCTTCGTATTACCAAGCTGATAAGTTGGCTTCTTTATGGCAAAGTGATTTAGATATTGATAGTTCAACAAATATCGATTTCTCAAACAAATCTAAAGAAGATGTAAAAGTGTTGTTTAATGAAGTATTAAATAAACAACTACACGGAATATGTTTTAGTCCATATTTAGAAGGTCAAAATATTGGTGATCAATTGTCAGAACAACAAATTCAACAACGTATGGATATTGTTGCACCATATACTGAATGGATTCGATCTTTCTCTTGTACTGAAGGAAATGAACTTATACCGAAAGTTGCAAAGAGCAGACGATTAAAAACAATGGTTGGTGCTTGGATTAGTGATGATAGAGTTCAAAACGAAGAGGAAATAAAGAATTTAATAGCACTTGCGAATGATGGTTTAGTAGATATTGCTGTGGTAGGAAATGAAGTTTTACTTAGAAATGATTTAACTGAGGAAGAACTTATTAATTATATCAATAGAGTAAAAGAAGCTTTACCAAATATTCCTGTAGGATACGTTGATGCCTATTACCAATTCGTAGAAAGACCAAAATTAGTAGAGGTTAACGATTTAATTTTAGCAAACTGTTATCCATTCTGGGAAGGTAGTCACATTGATGAGTCTTCAGATTATTTAAAGAAAATGTATGCGGTTACTCAGGCAGTTGCTGAAGGGAAACCAGTCATTATATCTGAAACAGGATGGCCAAATAAAGGAGATAATACCGATAGTGCAAATCCATCTGAAATGAATGCGATGAAATATTTTATCAGCGCAATGAATTGGTCACAAAGAAGAAATATACCAATCTTTTACTTCTCATCTTTTGATGAATCATGGAAAGTACACCAAGAAGGAGATGTTGGAGCACGTTGGGGAATTTGGGATAAAAATGAAAAATTAAAATATTAA
- a CDS encoding glycoside hydrolase family 30 protein: MKVITKSIYTIISLSLLMNCTTKQELNVEVFETSASGNKLSKISEFSRTETSSKIVLDTSKRFQKITGFGGAFTESSAYLLNKLSEKNRKEIIDAYFSREGANYSLTRTHMNSCDFSLTNYSYTPTPDKELKDFSVKEDKEDLIPMIKAALATSKDGFKIFASPWTAPPWMKDNNHWVGGKLLPEYYDSWALFFSKYLEAYKSEGIEIWGFTVENEPHGNGNNWESMHFTPQEMTDFVQHHLGPKLESDGYGDKIILGYDQNRAGLKEWVDVMYKDEASSKYYDGTAIHWYESTYEVFPEELQYAHNKAPNKYLIETEGCIDAEVPKWKDDAWYWKKEATDWGWDWAPENQKYLHPKYAPANRYARDIIGCLNNWVDGWVDWNMVLNRQGGPNWFKNWCVAPVIVDEEADEVYYTPLYYIMAHFSKYIRPNAEVIDVQTSDKELLVTAAINPDKTISVVIFNQTEYKKEFSLELNGVTKDITINPQAIQTIVLAN, from the coding sequence ATGAAAGTCATAACCAAATCTATTTACACAATTATAAGTCTATCGTTACTGATGAATTGTACTACAAAACAAGAATTAAATGTTGAGGTTTTTGAAACTTCTGCTTCAGGAAATAAATTATCGAAGATAAGTGAGTTTTCCAGAACAGAGACTTCATCTAAAATTGTTTTAGATACAAGTAAGAGATTTCAAAAAATTACTGGATTTGGAGGTGCTTTTACTGAATCATCAGCATATTTATTAAACAAGTTAAGTGAGAAAAATCGTAAGGAAATTATCGATGCATATTTCAGTAGAGAAGGAGCAAATTATTCTTTAACTCGAACACATATGAATTCGTGCGATTTTTCCCTTACGAACTATTCTTACACACCAACACCAGATAAAGAGCTTAAGGATTTTTCTGTAAAAGAAGATAAAGAAGATTTAATTCCAATGATTAAGGCAGCTTTAGCTACTTCTAAAGACGGATTCAAAATTTTTGCTTCACCATGGACAGCTCCACCATGGATGAAAGATAATAACCATTGGGTTGGAGGAAAATTATTACCAGAATATTATGATTCTTGGGCACTGTTCTTTTCAAAGTATTTGGAAGCTTACAAATCCGAAGGAATTGAAATATGGGGATTTACTGTAGAAAATGAACCTCACGGAAATGGAAATAACTGGGAGAGCATGCATTTTACTCCTCAAGAAATGACGGATTTTGTACAGCACCATTTAGGCCCAAAATTAGAAAGTGATGGTTATGGAGATAAAATCATTTTAGGCTACGATCAAAATCGTGCGGGATTAAAAGAATGGGTAGATGTTATGTATAAAGATGAAGCTTCATCTAAGTACTACGATGGAACTGCAATTCATTGGTATGAAAGCACATATGAAGTATTTCCAGAAGAATTACAATATGCACATAATAAGGCACCAAATAAATATTTAATCGAAACAGAAGGATGTATTGATGCAGAAGTTCCAAAATGGAAGGATGATGCTTGGTATTGGAAAAAAGAAGCAACAGATTGGGGATGGGACTGGGCACCAGAAAATCAAAAATATTTGCATCCAAAGTATGCCCCTGCAAATAGATATGCAAGAGATATTATTGGTTGTTTGAATAATTGGGTAGATGGTTGGGTCGATTGGAACATGGTTTTAAATCGACAAGGAGGGCCTAATTGGTTTAAGAATTGGTGTGTGGCTCCAGTAATCGTGGACGAAGAAGCTGATGAAGTTTACTACACGCCGTTGTATTATATCATGGCGCATTTCAGTAAATATATTCGTCCGAATGCAGAAGTTATTGATGTGCAAACATCTGACAAGGAATTATTGGTTACTGCAGCTATTAACCCAGATAAAACGATCTCAGTTGTAATATTTAATCAAACAGAATATAAGAAAGAATTCTCTTTAGAACTCAATGGAGTTACTAAAGACATTACTATTAACCCACAAGCAATACAAACTATAGTATTAGCTAATTAA
- a CDS encoding glycosyl hydrolase family 17 protein: MKIRVHLILLVSIFMLSCAQKQNSTEKQLPKKKRVTAKDILGNPDYLAISYGGYRKATRDIQPTVEELKEDMKILHAMGIRLLRTYNVQLAHASNILKAIQELRKDNPEFEMYVMLGAWIDCKNAWTGNPVDHNVESEQNEGEIGRAVALANQYPEIVKIIAVGNEAMVKWATSYFVQPWVILKWVNHLQNLKKEGKLDKDLWITSSDNFASWGGGSNEYHVEDLNKLIAAVDFISMHTYPMHDTHYNPRFWGVAQSEDSLTNIEKIEEAMLRSRRYAESQYHGVERYMKSIGVDKPIHIGETGWASYSNEHYGNPGSKATDEYKEALFYKHMRDWTAKEGMSCFYFEAFDEIWKDANNPGGSENHFGLFTIDGKAKYALWNLVDQGVFKGLTRGGNTIKKTYDGNKEALLIEVSMPPTKKELVITP, encoded by the coding sequence ATGAAAATAAGAGTGCACCTAATTTTATTAGTATCAATTTTTATGCTTTCGTGTGCTCAAAAACAGAATAGTACGGAAAAGCAATTACCAAAAAAGAAGAGAGTGACAGCGAAAGATATACTAGGAAATCCAGATTATTTAGCTATTTCCTATGGAGGATATAGAAAAGCAACTAGAGATATTCAGCCAACTGTAGAAGAGCTAAAAGAAGATATGAAAATTCTACATGCAATGGGAATTCGATTATTAAGAACTTATAATGTTCAATTAGCACATGCGAGTAACATACTAAAAGCAATTCAGGAATTGAGAAAAGACAATCCAGAATTTGAAATGTATGTAATGTTGGGAGCTTGGATAGATTGTAAAAATGCTTGGACAGGAAATCCAGTTGATCATAATGTGGAAAGCGAACAAAATGAAGGAGAAATTGGTAGAGCCGTTGCTCTAGCAAACCAGTATCCTGAAATTGTGAAGATTATAGCAGTTGGTAATGAAGCCATGGTTAAATGGGCGACAAGTTACTTCGTTCAACCTTGGGTAATCTTAAAATGGGTAAATCATTTACAAAACCTTAAGAAAGAAGGTAAACTTGATAAAGATTTATGGATAACAAGCTCAGATAATTTTGCCTCTTGGGGAGGTGGAAGTAATGAATACCATGTTGAAGATTTGAATAAACTTATCGCTGCTGTTGATTTTATTTCTATGCATACTTATCCAATGCATGATACACATTACAATCCTAGATTTTGGGGAGTTGCTCAGAGTGAAGACAGTTTAACAAACATTGAAAAAATTGAAGAAGCAATGCTGCGATCAAGAAGATATGCAGAGTCTCAATATCATGGTGTAGAAAGATATATGAAGAGTATTGGTGTTGACAAACCAATTCATATCGGAGAAACAGGCTGGGCTAGTTATTCTAACGAACATTATGGAAATCCTGGTTCAAAAGCTACTGACGAATATAAAGAGGCGTTGTTCTATAAACATATGCGAGATTGGACGGCCAAAGAAGGAATGTCTTGTTTTTATTTCGAGGCTTTTGATGAAATATGGAAAGACGCAAATAATCCTGGAGGATCAGAAAATCATTTTGGACTATTTACCATTGATGGTAAAGCAAAATATGCATTATGGAATTTAGTTGATCAAGGTGTTTTTAAAGGATTAACAAGAGGGGGAAATACAATTAAAAAAACATATGACGGAAATAAAGAAGCATTGTTAATAGAGGTTTCAATGCCACCAACTAAAAAAGAATTGGTGATAACACCATAA
- a CDS encoding immunoglobulin-like domain-containing protein, whose protein sequence is MKQLIKNFKLLSIFILIISFLGCEEEDAVLPEVTAGYTYTVNQDLGKVTFINISENADNYEWTFGDGTTSKEINPTKIYPTGEYTVTLKATNVSGATASFEDKVYINIPIPVRLPITFDGENVRYQDVSTFNGTAFEVVDNPDPSGSNATASKVGALTNSGAQWEGFFYDIDAPLDLTTDKTVKMNFWSNTPVDVLLKLEEGSAAPIEIVRSHGGTGWEEMIFTFNISSATYNRVTFFVDGPGNTAGTFYFDDIQQVPTVDITAPTITLNGDAMVTISQGTAYNDAGASATDDLDGDITANIVVGGDTVDVNTIGTYTITYNVSDAAGNAAAEVTRTLEVIAPPTTPTMSAPVPPARDAGDVISIFGESYANIAVGNYDPNWGQSGHTQVNTSFDPGDGNLVLAYPNFNYQGTDFGAAGPVDASAMEYLHVDIWVPSTVTDRMVKVSPINAGGSATGTVEILVEVPVTPGSWNSVDLPKSAFTGMTWDSVIQMKFDGQFNGDGSANTTTPFDIFLDNIYFYKSPSSGGGGGGGTTASTLLNFEDSVAFTGAFDGGANGAIATNPDQSGINTSANVYQFNKVAGSAWYSGMFHIFGSDIDATKGTTFKVKIWSPTANINVRFQLEKEGNQGPIPTYNIDQTVSQANTWVELTFDFSSTAINLADGYDKIVIFPDYDESNTAPVGSNAIYYIDDITQE, encoded by the coding sequence ATGAAACAGTTAATTAAAAATTTCAAGTTATTATCAATTTTTATTTTGATTATATCTTTTCTAGGTTGTGAGGAGGAAGATGCTGTTTTACCTGAAGTAACTGCAGGTTATACATATACAGTAAATCAAGATTTAGGTAAAGTTACCTTTATCAATATCTCGGAAAACGCCGATAATTACGAATGGACTTTTGGTGATGGAACAACTTCAAAAGAAATTAATCCAACCAAAATTTATCCAACAGGTGAATATACAGTAACATTAAAAGCTACAAATGTTTCAGGAGCAACAGCTTCGTTCGAAGACAAAGTTTACATTAATATTCCAATTCCAGTGCGATTACCAATCACATTCGATGGTGAAAATGTACGTTATCAAGATGTAAGTACGTTTAATGGTACTGCATTTGAAGTTGTAGATAATCCAGATCCTTCAGGTTCTAATGCAACAGCATCTAAAGTTGGAGCATTAACAAACAGTGGAGCACAATGGGAAGGTTTCTTCTATGATATTGATGCACCTTTAGATTTAACAACGGATAAAACCGTAAAAATGAACTTCTGGTCAAATACTCCAGTTGATGTGTTATTAAAATTAGAGGAAGGTTCTGCAGCTCCAATTGAAATCGTAAGATCACACGGAGGAACAGGTTGGGAAGAAATGATTTTTACTTTCAATATTTCTAGTGCTACGTATAATAGAGTAACATTCTTTGTTGATGGTCCTGGAAATACTGCTGGTACATTCTATTTTGATGATATTCAGCAAGTACCAACTGTAGATATAACTGCACCAACAATTACCTTAAATGGTGATGCAATGGTTACAATTTCTCAAGGAACAGCATATAATGATGCAGGAGCAAGTGCTACAGATGATTTAGATGGAGATATTACTGCAAATATTGTTGTTGGTGGAGATACAGTAGATGTAAATACTATTGGAACATATACTATTACGTATAACGTAAGTGACGCTGCAGGAAATGCTGCTGCTGAAGTAACAAGAACTCTAGAAGTTATTGCACCTCCAACAACACCAACAATGTCTGCACCTGTGCCACCAGCAAGAGATGCTGGAGATGTGATTTCAATATTTGGTGAATCATATGCGAACATTGCTGTTGGTAACTACGATCCAAACTGGGGACAGTCTGGTCATACACAAGTAAATACTTCTTTTGATCCAGGAGACGGAAATTTAGTTTTAGCATATCCAAACTTTAATTATCAAGGTACTGATTTTGGAGCTGCGGGTCCAGTAGATGCATCTGCAATGGAATATTTACATGTAGATATTTGGGTGCCGTCTACAGTAACAGATAGAATGGTAAAAGTTAGTCCAATTAATGCAGGAGGATCAGCTACAGGTACTGTTGAAATTTTAGTAGAAGTTCCAGTAACACCAGGTTCTTGGAATAGTGTAGACTTACCAAAGTCGGCATTTACAGGAATGACATGGGATTCAGTAATTCAAATGAAGTTTGACGGTCAGTTTAACGGAGATGGAAGTGCGAATACAACAACTCCATTCGATATTTTCTTAGATAATATTTATTTCTATAAATCTCCAAGTAGTGGAGGTGGAGGAGGTGGTGGAACCACAGCTTCTACATTATTAAACTTTGAAGATAGTGTTGCCTTTACAGGAGCATTCGATGGAGGAGCAAACGGAGCAATCGCTACGAATCCTGATCAATCAGGAATTAATACATCAGCTAATGTGTATCAATTTAATAAAGTAGCTGGTTCAGCTTGGTATTCTGGTATGTTCCATATTTTCGGTTCTGATATTGATGCAACGAAAGGAACTACATTTAAGGTGAAGATTTGGTCTCCAACAGCAAATATTAACGTTCGTTTTCAATTAGAAAAAGAAGGGAATCAAGGACCAATCCCAACATATAATATTGATCAAACAGTTAGCCAGGCAAATACTTGGGTAGAGTTAACTTTTGACTTTTCTTCAACTGCAATTAATCTTGCTGATGGATATGATAAGATTGTAATTTTCCCAGATTACGATGAAAGCAATACAGCTCCAGTGGGAAGTAATGCCATCTATTACATCGATGATATTACTCAAGAATAG
- a CDS encoding glycoside hydrolase family 16 protein codes for MNHINKSMIKKVFLIGLSTFLILIYVGCENSEDQTVATFSNLVLEDEFDTDGVIDSSVWTYDIGTGQNGWGNNELQYYTDRPENVTVQNGVLIITARQEQFNGSGYTSARIKTEGLFEQAYGRFEARIRVPYGQGMWPAFWLLGNNCNDPGFTWPQCGEIDIMEFRGQEPTVIHGSVHGPGYSAGNAITKSYTLENDRFDTGFHVYGIEWAPDYVNFYVDDVLYNQITKADVTGEWVLDHPFYIIINLAVGGSFVGSPNSETVFPQNMLVDYVRVYKK; via the coding sequence GATTAAAAAAGTATTTCTAATCGGTTTGTCAACATTTCTAATTCTAATTTATGTAGGATGTGAAAATAGTGAAGATCAAACTGTAGCTACGTTTTCGAATCTAGTTTTAGAAGATGAATTTGATACTGATGGAGTTATAGATAGCTCTGTTTGGACATACGATATAGGAACTGGTCAAAATGGCTGGGGAAATAATGAATTGCAGTATTATACAGATCGCCCAGAGAATGTTACTGTTCAAAATGGTGTGCTAATTATTACAGCAAGACAAGAACAATTTAATGGTTCTGGATATACTTCTGCACGAATAAAAACAGAAGGTCTTTTCGAACAAGCTTACGGAAGGTTTGAAGCACGAATTAGAGTTCCATACGGACAAGGAATGTGGCCAGCTTTCTGGTTACTAGGAAATAATTGCAATGATCCTGGTTTTACTTGGCCGCAATGTGGTGAAATAGATATTATGGAATTCAGAGGTCAAGAGCCAACTGTAATCCATGGAAGTGTTCATGGTCCAGGGTATTCAGCTGGTAATGCAATTACAAAGAGTTACACTTTAGAAAATGACAGATTCGATACTGGTTTTCATGTGTATGGAATTGAGTGGGCTCCAGATTATGTAAACTTCTATGTAGATGATGTTTTATATAATCAAATTACAAAAGCAGATGTTACAGGAGAATGGGTTTTAGATCATCCATTTTACATCATCATAAATTTAGCTGTAGGAGGAAGTTTTGTGGGATCTCCTAATAGTGAAACAGTTTTTCCACAAAATATGCTTGTAGATTACGTAAGAGTGTATAAAAAATAA